CTAGAGAGGCTGAGCAGGCGAGACGCTCAGCGGTTAGAGAAACTCCAAAAAGCGCACAAGGCAAGGGAAGAGGTAGATGCGACTAACGAAAATGAGGAATTCTTCTCTGGAGCTTTCAAAATACGATCCGACATGATAGAGCAACTATTATCCCAAATACCCACATTAGAAATACACATCTTGCCCCAACACTTTGACAACATCAAGCGTGAAGTAAACGAATTACAAAAGTTCGTCGTGACGTCCTCATTTTTCCTAAAAGAGTTCAACATGCGTAAATATTTAGGCATCGTAGCGAACTTGCAAACGAAATGCTACGAATTAGAGGACAGATACGTCCCGCGCAAAAAATTCGGCTTCACTAGAAAGAAACTTCCCAAAAGCCACACCCAAAAACAGATTTCGCTTGACGAACACGACGGCGCAGGCAAAACGGATAGCAACAAATGGGATGATAAACTCTTTGGTTTTGATTCGCAGGAGGACAAAGTTTTGTCGTTAGAAAACGACGAGTTGTTTCAACGGGATGTAGCACTCAGGAATTTGAAAAATTGTACAGTGGGTTTGAAAGGTGTTATGGGAACTCTGCATTTGACTAATTTA
The nucleotide sequence above comes from Maniola hyperantus chromosome 8, iAphHyp1.2, whole genome shotgun sequence. Encoded proteins:
- the Tbcc gene encoding tubulin-specific chaperone C isoform X1, with the translated sequence MSDKNTILERLSRRDAQRLEKLQKAHKAREEVDATNENEEFFSGAFKIRSDMIEQLLSQIPTLEIHILPQHFDNIKREVNELQKFVVTSSFFLKEFNMRKYLGIVANLQTKCYELEDRYVPRKKFGFTRKKLPKSHTQKQISLDEHDGAGKTDSNKWDDKLFGFDSQEDKVLSLENDELFQRDVALRNLKNCTVGLKGVMGTLHLTNLDNCIVLTGPVTSSVFVEKCTNCKIVTACQQLRMHSSTQCDIYLHVTSKGIVEDCSDIHTAPYNLHYDDLEKHFNMSSLDRNSNHWDSLDDFNWLAPDVPSPNWSILDVSQRVCNWNDWWSKTPL
- the Tbcc gene encoding tubulin-specific chaperone C isoform X2, whose protein sequence is MNIAAKSAFWIVTFGTIGYGLFTFVKPDDELLKKLDKESRFTDARRVSRDTIRVLKEAANQSPEIDKKRLSRRDAQRLEKLQKAHKAREEVDATNENEEFFSGAFKIRSDMIEQLLSQIPTLEIHILPQHFDNIKREVNELQKFVVTSSFFLKEFNMRKYLGIVANLQTKCYELEDRYVPRKKFGFTRKKLPKSHTQKQISLDEHDGAGKTDSNKWDDKLFGFDSQEDKVLSLENDELFQRDVALRNLKNCTVGLKGVMGTLHLTNLDNCIVLTGPVTSSVFVEKCTNCKIVTACQQLRMHSSTQCDIYLHVTSKGIVEDCSDIHTAPYNLHYDDLEKHFNMSSLDRNSNHWDSLDDFNWLAPDVPSPNWSILDVSQRVCNWNDWWSKTPL